A genomic segment from Dermatobacter hominis encodes:
- a CDS encoding glycosyltransferase, whose product MTVVAQPTAIPTCADVAVVVITRDRVASLLRTLAHLHDAGEVDRIVVVDNGSRDATVLEVRRRFPAVEVVEMGRNAGASGRNVGAAAVDRPFVAFCDDDTRWEPGSLGRGVEHLRRCPDLAAVAGRYLLAGGRADPLAAELAASPLGTRPGHPGPSVVGFQAGTAVVRRRAFLGVGGFHPRFGVGGEESLLALDLIDAGWAVCHAPDVRIHHDPSSRDARSERRRARRIARNRLRVAALRRPVGDVARTVGETLRRPRIGWWALAGWASDALWLRRERRTVGRHALAAVRTVEAGPPIGGG is encoded by the coding sequence ATGACGGTCGTCGCCCAGCCGACCGCGATCCCGACGTGCGCCGACGTCGCGGTCGTCGTGATCACGCGCGACCGCGTCGCCTCGCTGCTACGCACGCTCGCCCACCTGCACGACGCGGGCGAGGTCGACCGGATCGTCGTCGTCGACAACGGTTCCCGCGACGCCACGGTCCTCGAGGTGCGGCGGCGGTTCCCGGCGGTCGAGGTCGTCGAGATGGGCCGCAACGCCGGCGCGTCCGGCCGCAACGTGGGCGCGGCCGCCGTCGACCGTCCGTTCGTGGCCTTCTGCGACGACGACACCCGTTGGGAGCCCGGCTCGCTCGGTCGCGGCGTGGAGCACCTCCGGCGCTGCCCCGACCTGGCCGCCGTCGCCGGCCGCTACCTGCTCGCGGGCGGGCGCGCCGATCCGCTCGCCGCCGAGCTGGCCGCCAGCCCGCTCGGCACCCGCCCCGGCCATCCGGGCCCCTCCGTCGTGGGCTTCCAGGCCGGCACCGCCGTGGTGCGACGACGGGCCTTCCTCGGCGTGGGCGGCTTCCACCCACGGTTCGGCGTCGGCGGCGAGGAGTCGTTGCTCGCCCTCGACCTCATCGACGCCGGCTGGGCCGTCTGCCACGCGCCCGACGTGAGGATCCACCACGACCCCTCGAGCCGCGACGCCCGGTCCGAGCGCCGCCGCGCCCGCCGGATCGCACGCAACCGGCTGCGCGTGGCCGCGCTCCGCCGCCCGGTCGGCGACGTCGCCCGGACCGTCGGCGAGACCTTGCGCCGACCCCGTATCGGCTGGTGGGCCCTCGCCGGGTGGGCGAGCGACGCCCTGTGGCTGCGGCGCGAGCGCCGCACCGTGGGACGGCACGCCCTAGCCGCGGTGCGGACGGTCGAGGCCGGACCACCGATCGGAGGCGGCTGA
- a CDS encoding helix-turn-helix domain-containing protein: protein MSPEAVDGPPGGDPTGALTPEEAAEALQVRPDRIAAMVDEGLLHPLGGPGEAQRFSRAEVEAVRLQGG, encoded by the coding sequence GTGAGCCCCGAGGCCGTGGACGGACCGCCGGGTGGCGACCCGACCGGTGCCCTGACGCCCGAGGAGGCCGCCGAGGCGCTGCAGGTCCGGCCGGACCGGATCGCGGCGATGGTCGACGAGGGCCTGCTCCACCCGCTCGGCGGCCCGGGCGAGGCCCAGAGGTTCTCCCGGGCCGAGGTCGAGGCGGTCCGGCTCCAGGGCGGATGA
- a CDS encoding sigma-70 family RNA polymerase sigma factor: protein MMDAEEVERLLDDYRRRGDRAARNRVVEGHLSLARFTVRRLARGNPALAEDLQQVALLAIVHAADRYRPGKGASFRTFAGRTIDGELKRHLRDKTWAVRPPRTRQEHYLRVCRAREELTQELHRGPTPSEIAERTDLLRDEVLAAMEAGGARTSNPLEPARDGDDAGPVRPEVESWDLGFGAFESHCDLSQAIGVLDERERCVLGMRFVEERSQPEIAVELGISQSYVSRIIRGALAKLREHMDAERSVGSPATTGAST, encoded by the coding sequence ATGATGGATGCCGAAGAGGTCGAGCGGCTGCTCGACGACTACCGACGACGTGGCGATCGAGCGGCACGGAACCGCGTGGTCGAGGGACACCTGTCGCTCGCCCGCTTCACCGTCCGGCGGCTGGCCCGTGGGAACCCGGCGCTCGCCGAGGACCTCCAGCAGGTCGCCCTGCTCGCGATCGTGCACGCCGCCGACCGCTACCGCCCGGGCAAGGGCGCATCGTTCCGTACGTTCGCCGGTCGCACCATCGACGGGGAGCTGAAGCGGCACCTGCGCGACAAGACGTGGGCCGTGCGGCCCCCCCGGACTCGACAGGAGCACTACCTCCGGGTCTGCCGGGCACGCGAGGAGCTGACGCAGGAGCTCCACCGCGGACCGACCCCGTCGGAGATCGCCGAGCGGACCGATCTGCTGCGCGACGAGGTGCTGGCGGCGATGGAGGCCGGTGGCGCCCGGACCTCGAACCCGCTCGAACCGGCGCGCGACGGCGACGACGCCGGTCCGGTGCGCCCGGAGGTCGAGAGCTGGGACCTCGGGTTCGGGGCCTTCGAGTCCCACTGCGACCTCAGCCAGGCGATCGGCGTCCTCGACGAGCGCGAGCGCTGCGTGCTCGGGATGCGCTTCGTCGAGGAGCGGTCCCAACCGGAGATCGCGGTGGAGCTCGGGATCTCGCAGTCGTACGTCTCGCGGATCATCCGGGGCGCGCTGGCCAAGCTCCGCGAGCACATGGACGCCGAGCGATCCGTGGGATCGCCCGCGACGACCGGGGCGTCGACGTGA